From Curtobacterium sp. SGAir0471, the proteins below share one genomic window:
- the rpoB gene encoding DNA-directed RNA polymerase subunit beta, which translates to MAAAPNASTNPKNGRNHSRLSFAKITDTLTVPDLLALQTESFDWLVGNDVWKARLAEGQEQGRTDLALHSGLEEIFEEISPIEDLGETMQLSFTSPELEDPKYSIDECKERGKTYAAPLYVNAEFMNHMTGEIKTQTVFMGDFPLMTERGTFIINGTERVVVSQLVRSPGVYFERQQEKTSDKDIYSARVIPSRGAWLEFEIDKRDQVGVRIDRKRKQSVTVFLKALGLTSEEIMEEFQGFASIESTLEKDAVLTKEEALKDIYRKLRPGEQVAAEAARALLDNFYFNPKRYDLAKVGRYKLNRKLGIDAQLSDSVLTVQDIVRTIKYLVSLHAEKTTLNGVRDGEPVQLRLDVDDIDHFGNRRIRAVGELIQNQVRTGLSRMERVVRERMTTQDIEAITPQTLINVRPVVAAIKEFFGTSQLSQFMDQNNPLAGLTHKRRLSALGPGGLSRERAGVEVRDVHPSHYGRMCPIETPEGPNIGLIGSLASFGRINSFGFIETPYRRVVGGQVTTQIDYLTASEEDDFVVAQANAPLTDDFHFQDDKVLVRKKGGEVELVGKDEVDYMDVSPRQMVSVATSLIPFLEHDDANRALMGANMQRQAVPLLRSESPLVGTGMEGYTAIDAGDVVTADKAGVVSEVSADAVTLQLDEGGTQTYYLRKFDRSNQGTSYNHRVIVSAGERVEQGEVIADGPATENGELALGKNLLVAFMPWEGYNYEDAMILSQNLVKDDTLSSIHIEEYEVDARDTKLGKEEITRDLPNVSPDLLADLDERGIIRIGAEVRPGDILVGKVTPKGETELSAEERLLRAIFNEKSREVRDTSLKVPHGEEGTIIGVKVFDAQDGDDELGSGVNQRVVVYIAQKRKITAGDKLAGRHGNKGVISTILPVEDMPFLADGTPVDIVLNPLGVPGRMNFGQVLEIHLGWLAKQGWNVEGIQEWASALPEAARHAEPGTKVATPVFDGAYEREIEGLLDSTLPNRDGERLIGSSGKAQLFDGRSGEPFPEPVSVGYMYILKLHHLVDDKIHARSTGPYSMITQQPLGGKAQFGGQRFGEMEVWALEAYGAAYALQELLTIKSDDILGRVKVYEAIVKGENIQEPGIPESFKVLMKEMQSLCLNVEVLSADGQAVSLRDTDDEVFRAAEELGINISSRFESSSVDDI; encoded by the coding sequence TTGGCTGCTGCGCCCAACGCATCCACCAACCCCAAGAACGGTCGCAACCACTCGCGACTCTCGTTCGCCAAGATCACGGACACCCTCACGGTGCCGGATCTGCTCGCCCTCCAGACGGAGAGCTTCGACTGGCTCGTCGGCAACGACGTCTGGAAGGCCCGCCTCGCCGAAGGACAGGAGCAGGGTCGCACCGACCTCGCGCTGCACTCCGGCCTCGAGGAGATCTTCGAGGAGATCTCCCCGATCGAGGACCTCGGCGAGACCATGCAGCTCTCGTTCACGTCCCCGGAGCTCGAGGACCCGAAGTACTCCATCGACGAGTGCAAGGAGCGTGGCAAGACCTACGCCGCGCCGCTGTACGTCAACGCCGAGTTCATGAACCACATGACCGGTGAGATCAAGACGCAGACCGTCTTCATGGGCGACTTCCCGCTCATGACCGAGCGCGGCACGTTCATCATCAACGGCACCGAGCGCGTCGTCGTCTCGCAGCTCGTCCGCTCGCCGGGCGTGTACTTCGAGCGCCAGCAGGAGAAGACGTCCGATAAGGACATCTACTCCGCCCGCGTCATCCCCTCGCGTGGTGCCTGGCTCGAGTTCGAGATCGACAAGCGCGACCAGGTGGGCGTGCGCATCGACCGCAAGCGCAAGCAGTCCGTGACCGTCTTCCTCAAGGCCCTCGGCCTGACGAGCGAGGAGATCATGGAGGAGTTCCAGGGCTTCGCCTCGATCGAGTCGACCCTCGAGAAGGACGCCGTCCTCACCAAGGAAGAGGCGCTCAAGGACATCTACCGCAAGCTGCGTCCGGGCGAGCAGGTCGCCGCCGAGGCCGCGCGTGCGCTCCTCGACAACTTCTACTTCAACCCCAAGCGCTACGACCTCGCCAAGGTGGGTCGCTACAAGCTGAACCGCAAGCTCGGCATCGACGCGCAGCTCTCGGACTCGGTGCTGACCGTGCAGGACATCGTCCGCACGATCAAGTACCTCGTCTCGCTGCACGCCGAGAAGACCACGCTGAACGGTGTCCGCGACGGCGAGCCCGTCCAGCTGCGCCTCGACGTGGACGACATCGACCACTTCGGCAACCGTCGCATCCGCGCCGTCGGCGAGCTCATCCAGAACCAGGTCCGCACGGGTCTGTCCCGCATGGAGCGCGTCGTCCGCGAGCGCATGACCACGCAGGACATCGAGGCGATCACCCCGCAGACCCTGATCAACGTGCGACCCGTCGTCGCCGCGATCAAGGAGTTCTTCGGCACCTCGCAGCTGTCGCAGTTCATGGACCAGAACAACCCGCTCGCGGGTCTGACGCACAAGCGTCGCCTGTCGGCCCTCGGCCCGGGTGGTCTGTCCCGTGAGCGTGCCGGCGTCGAGGTCCGCGACGTGCACCCGTCGCACTACGGCCGCATGTGCCCGATCGAGACCCCGGAAGGCCCGAACATCGGCCTGATCGGCTCGCTCGCGTCGTTCGGTCGGATCAACTCGTTCGGCTTCATCGAGACGCCGTACCGCCGGGTCGTGGGCGGCCAGGTCACGACGCAGATCGACTACCTGACCGCGTCGGAGGAGGACGACTTCGTCGTCGCCCAGGCCAACGCGCCGCTGACCGACGACTTCCACTTCCAGGACGACAAGGTGCTCGTCCGGAAGAAGGGCGGCGAGGTCGAGCTCGTCGGCAAGGACGAGGTCGACTACATGGACGTCTCGCCGCGACAGATGGTGTCGGTCGCGACCTCGCTCATCCCGTTCCTCGAGCACGACGACGCGAACCGCGCCCTCATGGGTGCGAACATGCAGCGTCAGGCCGTCCCGCTGCTCCGTTCCGAGTCGCCGCTCGTCGGCACCGGCATGGAGGGCTACACGGCGATCGACGCCGGTGACGTCGTCACCGCCGACAAGGCCGGTGTGGTCTCCGAGGTCTCGGCCGACGCCGTGACCCTGCAGCTCGACGAGGGCGGCACGCAGACCTACTACCTGCGCAAGTTCGACCGCTCGAACCAGGGCACGAGCTACAACCACCGCGTCATCGTCTCCGCAGGCGAGCGCGTGGAGCAGGGCGAGGTCATCGCCGACGGCCCCGCGACGGAGAACGGCGAGCTCGCGCTCGGCAAGAACCTCCTCGTCGCGTTCATGCCGTGGGAGGGCTACAACTACGAGGACGCGATGATCCTGTCGCAGAACCTCGTGAAGGACGACACGCTCTCCTCGATCCACATCGAGGAGTACGAGGTCGACGCCCGCGACACGAAGCTCGGCAAGGAGGAGATCACCCGCGACCTCCCGAACGTCAGCCCGGACCTCCTGGCCGACCTCGACGAGCGCGGCATCATCCGCATCGGTGCCGAGGTCCGCCCCGGCGACATCCTGGTCGGCAAGGTCACGCCGAAGGGCGAGACCGAGCTCTCGGCCGAGGAGCGCCTGCTCCGCGCGATCTTCAACGAGAAGTCGCGCGAGGTGCGCGACACCTCGCTGAAGGTGCCCCACGGTGAAGAGGGCACGATCATCGGCGTCAAGGTGTTCGACGCGCAGGACGGGGACGACGAGCTCGGCTCGGGCGTCAACCAGCGTGTGGTCGTCTACATCGCCCAGAAGCGCAAGATCACCGCGGGTGACAAGCTCGCCGGTCGTCACGGCAACAAGGGCGTCATCTCGACGATCCTGCCGGTCGAGGACATGCCGTTCCTCGCGGACGGCACCCCGGTCGACATCGTGCTCAACCCGCTCGGCGTCCCCGGCCGCATGAACTTCGGCCAGGTCCTCGAGATCCACCTCGGGTGGCTCGCGAAGCAGGGTTGGAACGTCGAGGGCATCCAGGAGTGGGCGTCCGCCCTCCCCGAGGCCGCCCGTCACGCGGAGCCCGGCACGAAGGTCGCCACTCCGGTGTTCGACGGTGCCTACGAGCGCGAGATCGAGGGTCTCCTCGACTCGACGCTCCCGAATCGCGACGGCGAGCGCTTGATCGGTTCCTCCGGCAAGGCGCAGCTCTTCGACGGCCGCTCCGGCGAGCCGTTCCCGGAGCCCGTCTCGGTCGGCTACATGTACATCCTCAAGCTGCACCACCTGGTCGACGACAAGATCCACGCGCGTTCGACCGGTCCGTACTCGATGATCACGCAGCAGCCGCTGGGTGGTAAGGCGCAGTTCGGTGGACAGCGGTTCGGCGAGATGGAGGTGTGGGCGCTCGAGGCGTACGGCGCCGCCTACGCCCTCCAGGAGCTCCTGACGATCAAGTCCGACGACATCCTCGGCCGCGTGAAGGTCTACGAGGCGATCGTCAAGGGCGAGAACATCCAGGAGCCCGGCATCCCCGAGTCGTTCAAGGTCCTCATGAAGGAGATGCAGTCGCTCTGCCTGAACGTCGAGGTCCTCTCGGCCGACGGCCAGGCGGTCAGCCTCCGCGACACGGACGACGAGGTCTTCCGTGCCGCTGAAGAGCTCGGCATCAACATCTCCTCGCGGTTCGAGTCGTCGTCCGTCGACGACATCTGA